From Segatella copri, the proteins below share one genomic window:
- a CDS encoding histidine phosphatase family protein — protein sequence MTKLYLVRHGETVDNKAQIMQGQTPGKLNMKGIEQAEEVARKMAGTPIGVFVSSDLYRSIQTCEIIAGSHPVVTTPLLRERDWGDFTGKFIPDLPKDPKDWPDNIETLEKMKSRAQNFLTWLKVTYPDQTVLAVGHGIINKAIQSVYYKRPMNQIEKMANAEVRVLIL from the coding sequence ATGACAAAATTATATTTGGTGCGCCATGGTGAAACGGTGGATAACAAGGCGCAAATTATGCAGGGACAAACACCGGGAAAACTCAATATGAAAGGTATTGAGCAGGCTGAGGAAGTGGCCAGGAAAATGGCGGGTACACCTATCGGTGTTTTCGTATCGAGCGATCTCTATCGCAGTATACAGACCTGTGAAATTATCGCCGGCTCGCATCCCGTTGTCACCACTCCCTTGCTCAGAGAGCGCGATTGGGGCGATTTTACGGGCAAATTCATCCCTGACCTGCCGAAGGACCCAAAGGATTGGCCGGACAACATAGAGACGCTGGAAAAGATGAAATCAAGAGCCCAGAATTTCCTTACCTGGCTCAAGGTTACTTATCCTGACCAGACCGTTCTTGCTGTGGGGCATGGCATCATCAACAAGGCTATCCAGAGTGTTTATTATAAACGTCCGATGAACCAGATTGAGAAAATGGCGAATGCTGAGGTCAGAGTCCTTATTCTTTAA
- a CDS encoding DUF308 domain-containing protein: MKVIHSSIFRAVCAIIVGVLLIQYREQTVTWITVAIGVLFFLSGVISLASYWAAKRNAEKMQGQILSDSNGKPIMGMMPKFPLVSVGSLILGLLLALMPQVFIAWLMFILAFILILGALTQFVNLASAAKMGRVGILFWLFPSALLLLGLLAIIKPSAIASAPLFIIGWGMLIYGVVELLNAFKISNNKRIWLKNQQQQKQDSKEIYVDVEEVKNEE; encoded by the coding sequence ATGAAGGTAATACACAGTTCAATATTCCGCGCAGTATGCGCCATCATCGTAGGAGTCCTGCTCATCCAATATCGTGAGCAGACCGTCACCTGGATAACCGTCGCCATCGGTGTCTTGTTTTTCCTTTCAGGTGTCATCTCCCTTGCCAGTTATTGGGCAGCCAAGCGCAATGCAGAGAAGATGCAGGGTCAGATTCTGTCCGATTCCAATGGTAAGCCTATCATGGGCATGATGCCTAAATTCCCGCTTGTGAGCGTAGGCAGTCTTATTCTGGGATTGCTGCTTGCCCTGATGCCTCAGGTGTTTATCGCCTGGCTGATGTTCATCCTGGCATTCATCCTGATTCTGGGTGCTCTGACCCAGTTTGTCAATCTGGCTTCAGCAGCTAAGATGGGACGCGTAGGCATTCTCTTCTGGCTCTTCCCTTCAGCCCTTCTTCTGCTGGGGCTGCTCGCCATCATCAAGCCTTCAGCCATCGCCTCTGCTCCTCTTTTCATCATCGGTTGGGGTATGCTCATCTATGGAGTAGTAGAGCTTCTCAACGCCTTTAAAATCTCCAATAACAAGAGAATCTGGCTGAAAAACCAGCAGCAGCAGAAACAGGATTCAAAGGAGATTTATGTGGATGTAGAGGAAGTGAAGAACGAAGAGTAA